In Notolabrus celidotus isolate fNotCel1 chromosome 22, fNotCel1.pri, whole genome shotgun sequence, the genomic stretch AGCCGTCCCCCTGTTTTCATcctccctccactcctccatctctgtctctgtctctgacccaTCTCGGTTCTGTGAAGGGAAAGGTTTTAGTGTGGGAGATGGCTGTCTGGAGAGTGAGGAgaatggcacacacacacacacacacacacactcacacacactcacacacacacacacactcacacacacacacacacacacacacacacacacaccacacacacacacacacacacacacacacacgcacacacatcttCAGTGAGGCAGTGGTGTGATGGACAGCACTGGCATTTGGCAGGAGGCACGATAaggtgatgaagaagagcaggagAGAAAAAGCAAGTCgaaggatggaaagaaggaaggatagaGAGCGATGAAAAgggatgagaagaagaagaagaggaggaggagagggaaatgTGAAAGATCAGTGCCACCAGGATTGGGGcccagtgtttgtttctgtggcGATCTACCACTCCATTGTTTGCTTGCTGAGAATGAGGCAAtgtgcagggggggggggatttgtGAGAGTACAACTGTGAATAAGCTggtggaggggtgggggggagagagagggtgaggagaGATGCATGGAAGTGCTATTTATAACATTGGTGGGGGAGTGAGATTGGGcgaaggtttgtgtgtgtgtgcatgtgtgtgtttgtgtgtgagcgtgttgTGTTCAAGGGACCTTACTGTAAGAGAGAGCTTTGGTTGTTTGCTGCAGATATGCTCATAGTCATCCTGAAGAGGTTTTCAGCACTGCTCCTATTATTAGACTCTGTTTCAAATCTGAAACCTAATCAGTACCTTACCTTTAATGATACTTTACTTTGCATAATTATTCTTTTCTTCAAGTAAGAGACAGCAGACTGTAATTGTAAATAATTCTGACACAATCAGCTGTAAAAGAACTTCTGCTGAATAAATTGAGCAGAAATCAACATAATTTGTATTGAAATCAAGAGCTATCTGACCAAATATTGAgtggaggggggaaaaaagcagcaacaattaccatttttaattttcctctgcttttttttggtcaaatatCAGGGGAGAAAAACCTTGCAACTTACATGTCTCACAGAGCTGGAGgtaatgttttttaaagctgcaaatTCTCATGATAAAACAGAGAGATGTTTAACATTTCTACTAGAACCAAATAACAAATGCTAATAGATGAAAAACAGAATATTtgatgtatggtgagcaggtgcATAGTGCCCATACAAGCTAGATCTGCTTAAGTAGATTAATCATGTCTGGCAGAAGTAAGCCCTTAAACAGGCTTTACCAAATTTAAAATTATATAAACTTGAATTTCTCTCAAATGATAAGCTAGTCACATTTCAGTGTGCGATTATTTTTAAAACGGAGTAAAGCCTGATTCCTCTACGCCAGAAGTACgtgtagctcccatacctacgaaGAGGCCTATGCATGTAGCAGAcgagcacctcctccaaaatgtaattatGAGTCGAATCGAcacagaccacaagccctgtgattggtccgctcggcggcatacTGACTATcggagagaccgcactgccctcaagcgtttctgCAGAGTATTgttgcgcgacacggacacatccacgcacaagtatgtagttcTCAGAAcagcgtcagcccctgctgcgtagggtcaacgcagaagtataaatcagccataAGTCTCTGTCTTTGAGTTTACCATCTTTGCAATGCATTGTGTGTGTAATCTGACGCTAAGAGACACAAGAGTCCACTGCTCACTATTGAGCGGATCCACAAAGAACTCTCAGGAGAACTTTTGAAATTAAAGCCCAGTATTTTCATACCCTGCGTGCGTAGCTTAATAatgctgttgtttgtttagCCCGTGGTCTCTGGTCCATCAGAGGGCTTTCTCTGTGCATTATAAACAACGACAATTTGCGCCTGTGTAAGAACATAGAACTGCAACTGATGACAACAGATACCACGATCTCCCTGATTCGTTGATTGTAGACACgtgaagtatttaacacagctcgGGGTTTAGTAATAAAGTTAGGTGTAAACTTAATACTACTTAACAAGTTATTTCCTCATTGTTTCagctacaaacagaaaaatctgcagtacCAAAAGCAACCCTATTTGATCAGCTGTCAGTCACAAAAACTTTGGACTTAGtggtgaaatattttaaatcaataatttCAGTGCTGTTACATTGAacaaaatctttgtttttattttcctttgtcttgtgttttcatCAACACAGCAGTCTAATGAGTTCTTCACAGTTTTGTGTACAGCTTTTAAATTTTAGGAAAGAGTCTGTCTAACAATAGATGCAACAAGCAGCCTGAGCACGGGTATCAGGAGATAAAATTATTGGcgcaaatgttctttttaattgaTGAATCAAGTAAATGATCATTAGTTGTAACCAAAGCCAAATGTGTCTGCCAGTTTGTGAATTTTTAACACTTAAATGTAACTTCTAGACATTTGGTACCCACTTATATTTCACAGCATTCGTGTCTTCCATGTATTGAGTCTCAAACTTGAAAACACACTTGCTCTGGCTAACTGGATGTTACAGTGAAACCCACTGAGGCAAGTCCTGACAGTGAGGGAGGACACATGGAAAGAGAAACTGTTGCAGAGTTATTTATTAGGGGTCGTTCACCTCTTGTCCTGGGGTGAAATGTCAGCAATAACACAGCAGTGAGCTGAGAGGGTCGGGGGTTGCTTGCATACATTACATTACACAGTCAAAGAAGCTCACAATAAGCAGGCAAACCTCCAATCTATGActcgttttttttaatcactgagCTTTCCAGTCGTCACTAGTGcctgtcctgctgctgctgctgcttctgctgctgcttctgctttgCCTGTTGCAGTGATCCTTTGGCAACACTGCCCCAATGTGGTTGAGAGGAAACTACACATAGTCCTTCAACTGACGGGGCCTGAAGATCATGTCTTTTACTCCGGCCACACATGTCAAAGCCATCCTGCGTGATATCTATGCTTACACTGATTTTAATGAGCTTGTTTGGGCTCAAAAGCAAATCGAGTCTGTTTTCCTGTTGTGCTTTGGCTTTGAATCCTGTGCTTTTCTAAACAAGTTCATTATTAAACTGCAGATTTGAAAGAAGTCCCCAGCTTTATCCATCTCCCTGCTTCTCTTCACCCTCAACCTTAAGTCCCCCTCAAGCTCCCACTCCTGTCCCCCTTCCTCTCATGATTTTGATCGGGTAACTCCTCCAGGTGTAAACTCCCCCTTCCCCTCTTTTggcccctcccctctctgataTCGCTCTTCTTTCTTAAAGGGTCCACCCGGCTCTCAGCAGTCCCCCCACGCACAGCCCCCCCCACACAACCCCAGCAACCCCATGATGGGACCCCATGGCCAGGTAAGACGCAAACACTTTCTCTCAAacacccctctctctttcattcccccACCCCACACCTCCCCCTCGCCCGCACAcagtctctcctttctttccattCACTACTCGCACACCGCCTCCTTTCCTTCACCTCCTTCCCTCGAGCTCAGTTAgctcctgctctgctctgcctAACTCCTCGTAGACCCCTACGGTTGCTagctccttctttttttttcaaaagaaagCCAAGCGTCCAGAGGCAGCAGGGCCCCGCTCCTCCCCGGCTGTCCCTGTGTGCGATGAATTATTCACTCCTCGCCCCGCCCCCGGAGCAGCTTGTGGGGGGTTGCACACTTATCTGCTCCTCCACTCTTTTAACACACATACACGAACGAGCACACTTCCCTCGCTCTGCCTGCTTACTTCTTTttgagctttataaataaaccagGGGACAGGCACTATGGACACATCACACATGATATACCTTCTTTACACACATAGAAGGCCTGTTAGTTAAGAGAGTGTTCATTTATCTGTCCATTCTCTGTCTCGGCGTGTGTTACATCACTTCTCCTGAACAGTAGCCACACATGACACATCAGAGGAGAAGCCTCTGCCCGTTAGCTGCGGCGGCCCGGCTCTCATtcatgtggtttctggtttctgtctgctgtgtgagagagtgtggaCATGCTTCCTCTAAGGTTTTGGACATTGTTGTTGGCCTGAGGTGTCTCTATCTACGCCAGGCAGACCACAGGCCGAATCAGCTTACACCACAGTTAGAGCaggcagggagcacagacacacaaatccaTGCTCTGAGCGTGTGCTTCAGCAGGCTTTGTGAAATCAGTCAAACACAAACTCTGgcttgagtgttttatttttttgtttcagtcagATGTGTCGATGATTTCTTTGTGACATCTTGTGTCATCCTCCATTCTCTAACCGCGCTGTGTCCATCATCTGTGTGTCCTCAGTGCTGCCCCTGTTTGAGTGCTCTGGGTGGTATcaataatgaaaatgtttttctttctctctgtgtcccctttttctccccacattttctgccCTCAACCCCcttttctcctcccctctcctcagcCATTCATGTCGCCACGGTATCCAGGTGGACCGCGCCCCGCACTGCGAATGCCAAATCAGGTACTGaagctctcttttttcttcatcttcactTTTCTTTATTGACTTCTGACATGTCAGAGGATCTGTGTTGCCAAAAGTAAGTCAgtattttaatctgttttcatgTCTGGTTTCCTCTCTCAGCCTCCGGGGGGAATCCCTGGATCTCAGCCTCTCCTGCCAAACAGTTTAGACCCGACAAGACCACAAGGTATGCACATCATTTTATTcaatagagcaggggttcccaaacttttcagccaacaacccccaaaatataggtgccaaagacttgtgatctacataattaactgttatctaaccctaaccctaactttaggagtcatctggcaacaaagaaaggcagaaaactaatgaaatgtacttatttgcaggttTTAATTATCAAATGTAACTAACattttgtgtctgtatttttatattaatgggtaaaataagcaaatttagatttctcaaaaaaaaaaaatctggaagacatctcacgaccctcgattggtgtctcgtgacccctcagtgggtcctgacccacactttgggaacccctgcaataGAGCATTACATTTATTTGACAGACACTGTGACACCCCTACAGTTGTTATTCATAGTTTGGAGCAAGTTTTCAACTAACTGATTACTCTTTAAGTCTTTAAAAACAGGGTGTCAGTAGATCTTATGAGGGTTAAAAAGCActgatttcagtttttcttcaaaaggaaattaaaaaaacatagaaGGTATCAAATCTAAATTTGATTCACACACTGAAAATTGTTGGAAAATCCACAGTGCATTTCCACACCTCAGACTTTCTGATGTAGTCCCTTGAATCAAACACTTCCACTGGTGATCAAACCATCCATACTCTGTTACCTGTCCAGGTCTGAGctgtgtttaatgttaaattaatgaTGTCATTAGGAGTTGTTGCTTTGCCACTTTCCGTAGCTTCATCATCAGTCTCATCATGCTtctgcttttataaacatatcttattgtaaaaatatcacTCTTGTGTTTCATAGCAATGCCTTTAAAAGGATTAAATTAAACACAGCGAATCCCACCGAAACTTTGAATAGGATTATGTTCCCTGAGCCCGAGAGGTCGCCTTTAAAGCTTAAGTTTGAACAAAATTTATAAAATACCCGAGGGGTTCGGTTTACAATTATAAGAGATAAAAGCTACAAACCCTCCAGCTGCAGAATAAAGAGCTGACAATATGTAGAGCTGACAAATATTAAGTGAATGTCTCTAGGATGAAAGATAAATGAGTTTCAGGTTTAAAACTAACCTGAAACTTTTTGTGTTAATAGTCATGTATTTGGATACTTGGTGTGTCGGACTCTAAAAGGGGTCCAGGGGGTTTTAACTGCAGATTACAATCTCAGGGGGGCCGGAGGGTTAGAAGTAATGAGATTAGCACAAAGCATTGTCTGCAGCATGTCTTAACTCCTGATTTAAAGGGGAGCAGCGATATGTGGATTTACATGCACACGAGTGTGTTGAGTGTGGTGGATCACAGTCTGAGTGTGACCCTGCCGTCTGTTCTTGCAGGACATCCTAACATGGGTGGACGATGAGGATGAACCCCCCTCGAGGGATGGCCATGGGTCCACAGGTACAACCATCCAACATACTGAAcagctgtttattttttaatgtcaaGAAGAAGGTTGTGATAAGAGGAGAGTGCAGTATCAGAAGGTTTACATGAATACGATGTGCTGTCTTTTGATTTGCTGTGTGAAGTGTGAATCTTGGAAATGTGATACAGGAGGCCTGGATAGGTTCAAAACTGGCGACACAGTAATAAAGAAAAGCATAAATATTGTAGGAGATAAATCACAACTTCTTGTACGCTCCTCTAACCGTGTTTTTCTCACAATTTGTCTGACAGAATTACGGAGGTATGAGGCCTCCTCCTAACTCAATGGGTGGCCCCATGCCAGGAATGAACATGTAAGGAAACATATCAGACACATCACATACCtcttttgaaatgcaaagactGTTCATCTGTTCATATTTTTCTTACTTTGACATCATTTTAATCTCTCCgttttcctttgtctttgtctcaggGGTCCTGGAGGAAGAGGGCCTTGGCCAGGACCTAACGCTAACTCTGTGAGTCACAAACCCCCACTTTTTAAACATGAACATATATTGTAAGTTATGGAAAAACTAAGCAGCTCAGCAAATTACAAACATTGTGCTCAtctggggcgccattggcctaacGGTTTAAGTGCGTACaccatacacagaggctatagtcctctttGCAGCGggtgcaggttcgactcccggccttgaccatttgctgaatgtcttccccaactctctactcccccccacatttcctgtcttccttcagctgtcctatctattAAAGGGGAAAATACCCAAGAATAtagcttttaaaataaaagaataaaacattgtTGTCATGATGCTCAGCTCAGAGGTTCAGTGCTGCTCACTTTACTGTAACTTGAGGAGTTTTACACAATATTAAGATAATTGTCAGGACATTGAAGGGATTGTCTTACCTCAAAACTTCCTGTGACATCTCCATCCTGCAGTCTGAGCGTTTATAAACCATCTACTTCTTTTGTTAAGTGTATCCCTAGTTTAGTCCGTCCTGTATCTATTCAATTCTCTCTCTAATCAgatcacctctcctctcttcctccctgcagATAGCCtactcctcctcatctccagGAAACTATGTGGTGAGTTCAAATCAATCAGATGTAGTGCAAACACTTTTATTCTAATCTTTTTGCTCTCTTTTGTGTGTCATTTGTAACCTCTTTCTATCTTTTGTTCCTCAGGGTCCTCCAGGCGGAGGAGGTCCACCAGGAACTCCCATCATGCCCAGCCCAGGTGGTGCGTCACCTATCTATGTCCCCGGCACTAAACACTTGTTAGAAACAGTCCCATCTTCCCTCACTAAACAAGCATGAATGTGTCTCCACATCAAccaaactttatttttagaaTGTTTTCATTCTCACTTCTTTCATTAATACATGTCTCATCAGTGACTCTCTCTAATGTGATTTCActaaagtttttctttttgtctttagaTGTCGACTAACTCCAGTGAAACATTTACACAATGATGAACCCCATCGGACCAGGAGGCAACAGACCCAACGTGAGTCTCGTACATAATTCAAGTTCAAGTTGTaatttcttaaaaaagaggcaaTGTTTCTGGAAAGGTTAAACTTTCCATGCTTGTAACAAGTTCAGACTGCACAGTGATTATTGGCTAAAACTGTGGACGCAGTTATAATTACAGTTGCACAACCCTGCACACAAAAATGAATCCAGCTCAGACAGGCTCTGTAGCCACCACGCTGAGCTCAGCAAAAACAGAGAGGGACTCAACCAGGAGGAATAGATGATATAATCTCCACGTCACCCCAAGCTGGAGTCAACGTGAAGAAGAATGTGATAAATGTGAtgtaagaaatgttttttttttcttttatttgtcagtTCCCTATGGGACCAGGGCCTGACGGGCCATGGGAGCTATGGGAGCCATGGAGCCACACCACATGAACGGATCATTAGGTGGGTTTAAGGAAAGCCTGGATTCACACTGCTGTActaaaacagtgcttttctatCTTTGGATCAAGATCAGCTTGAAAAACtaacttctctctcttcacctcctcctcaggGTCTGGGGATATGGACGGGTTGCCAAAGGTGAGCAATAATCAAATTTGCTGAGTGTTCCTTTAAAAGAGAACACTTTATACACTTATTTTATTCCACCTCAGCAAAGTTACTGTTAATCAGAACCCTACTCATCAGTTTCTTTTTCCCTTGTGTTCCTCCAGAGCTCCCCAAATAACATGGGGGGCATGAACAACCCTCCTGGAACGCCGAGAGATGACGGAGAAATGGGCGGCAACTTCTTGAACCCATTCCAAAGCGAAAGTGTGAGTAGAGCGAGTGGTTGACATCTCACGACCCTTAACAGTTATCCTTAACGTCCTTACATAAACCAGTGGATCAATGCAAGCAGAGGGTTGATAATCTCATCAATTTGTGCATcagccttttattttattatcatggtATTAGATGAAGGGTTGGCCAGAATTTAGGTCACATATCATGTAACATGGATTCAGTTCCTGCTTTGCTAACCTAAACTAGCCAAATGTTCGGACACTAAAATGAACCTGAGCTGTCATTTATTAGCTTCCCACATGCATTGCACTTGTGTGATGTTCTGCTTGCATTCAGGCCGCTTACTAATCACTTAGTTCATTGTTTACCCTCTGTATCAGTGAATGATGGACTTCCGTTTATTTTCATAGATCAGGActacttagtttgaaatgtaaagttATTTGGCTGGAAAGTAAAGAAAAGGGAGGAAAGCTAAAGTGACTTAAGTCAAGTTGGTAATCAAACATGACGGAGATGAGAGCAGGGTTCTCGTTCTTGTACCTTGTAAACTGTGATGGTTTCTTATTCTTGACCCGGAGAGCCATATGAGGGCACAGGCTGGAAATATAGTGAAGTCCAAAAAacccagattaaaaaaaaaataaaagctttctaCAGAAGCCCAGAGTCGGCATGCTGTAATAAGTTAGTTTCAGCGTTTCTTGCGATATTATCTTAAAGTTCCTGCGAGGAAGTTTCAGTTTTTCTCCAGCGTTTTTACTGATCTTGTCCTGCGCATGTGTAGATGActgttacttaaaaaaaatctcattctgATCTCCTTTATTTGTCAAATGTATCAGTCATTAAGAGTCTTTGCAGAAGACCACGAATTAGGGTAAGCATTCAATcacttggtctgacacctacagtcaatcaatcaatctttatttatatagctccaaatcacaacaaatgttatctcaggccttttacaaacacagcagtctAGACTGttctctgttatattattaacaaagacccaaccacaagacaggataagatccagtcccacaAGCGGcagggaaaggaaggaaaaggcaaggaaaaacttaaattaacaggcagaaacctcgagcagaaccagactcatgtgagacacacatctgcctcgaccatgTTAGTCAGTTGTTTCAGGCATTAAGAATAACTATAAAAAGTTGCCACTGTTCTTCTATCCTCTTGTTTGCTTCTTAAGGTCATAAAAACACTTGAGTGTGAGTCTGTTTCGTAACaaattaaaaactcctcacaggaactaCACGTCATGTAATCCGGACTAACCCAAAGCACAAATCAAACCTGGAAACCAGCTTAACTTCGCTCATTGGTGCGGCCAGTAATCTGGCCAATCACAGTGAGCAGCCTGTTCTTTTTTCCTAGATCGCCAAATTAACCGTTACTTcaagaaaacaagctttgttgtCTTAagctgacaagcaaaataagtCAAGATCTTCTGAAAATACCAGAAATAACTGATCACAGGgaacaaagtaaataaaatatatggatGAATGTCCTCTCATGGCTCCCGTACTTTTCTCACTCTTGATAGAAACTTCTGTCTCTGGATATGGACTTAAATCTCCTCACAGAACTTAGAATTTAAATTTGGGGTTTAAACACGTCTTGGACTCTGGCTTTAATCTCTGATGCTCTGAATTCTTGAGTTGGGTGTATTAAATCCTCTGCGAGTACCCCGTCTGTGCCTCCTGTAGCTCTGCCGGGCAGGGTGTGAGCGCCCTcttgtgtttaaatgttgtcAGTTGACATATCCACTCATCTGTGccctccctccccttccctctctctcttttcagtaTTCACCCAACATGACGctgatgtgtgtgattttattttttcctcttttttttgtactttgtttATTCCCCCTCTTCTATTTTGGAACCCCTGcacctgtttttttcttcttcaactcAATCCTTACTTCACCTTGGATTGGAccgcctccccctcctctcacacacacaaaacacacacacaccttctgccTCCAAATCCTCCAAATGGGATCCGCTCTCCAACCTTCCCCCCTGCCCCCCTTCTCCCGTTTCCCTCCTTCTCACTCGGGACTCCACGGCCCATGCGCAGCCTTCTGGGACGGCCCTTGAGCATGCTGGGACTCTAATTAAGACGGGTCCTCCGGAGCGTGCAAGATGCCCGCCGCTCCTGAACAGGAAGCAGTCACAGAGGCAACAGGAAGGGCCTCCTCTCTGACTCCGGCCCCGGCCTCCCTGGCTTCCTGTCAGGTTCTAGACAATGAGCGAGGGATGgaggacaaacacagagagagaggtagagaggagaCTGATTACACAGCCCTCCACAGTGCTGGATCTTTAGCAGCTGCCTGGAGCTTCTCCATCACCACTCTGGATTTTCAAACTgtatcgtcttttttttttcttctttttttcggTGCCGCTCTCCTGTCGGATTCAGTGAGGGGTCCAACAAGTGGACCTGTTAACCCCTCcatgttgttctctgtgtgtacatttttaacAGAGGTGTTGTGTATGGATCAGTGAACTTTaattttttctcctttattttgtGTATGTATTGTATCATTgctatttgtattattgtattattgttattaatgaaATCGTTATGATCATTTTAAGATTAGGTTCTAATTTGTGGTTGTTTCTAAGGGCACATTGTATTATATGAAGACAGCTTATGTGCACACAAGACAGAATAATCACCATGTGCGCACACTGCCCCCTGCAGGCCACCCATCATGGTACTGTTCGATCGGCCTTttatctttttacttttttaaaaccatCAAAGATTTTCACATCCTGCTCTTTTTATCCAACCAGAAGAAGAGGTGggctcctgttttttttttagtagcTTCCATGCAGTGAAATGCACAGCTCTATTTATTGATGTACTTTAATTGGTCTCAGACTCATGTTACTTTTTTTAAGTGTTAACCCAGTTTTTTTTCGTGAACTGCAGAACTAGTAGCAAGTGTGTAAATATGCAGATCAAGACCGCAGTGTCTCCTCCTCCCATAATTAGACCCTGTTTTAACCCCACCTCATGCTTCTTCAACGTCTCCAACTTACTTTAACTTTCACTCCAAACAGGTAGTTAGCCGATGTTACCATCTCTGCTGACTCTAACAAACACTTGGATTCTCTTTGTTACCGAGAAGTCCTCGACACACTGTGATGTAATGTCTGTGCTTTCTGGggatttcctcctttctttttttcatgagTCAGACTTTCTCGTCGTACGTGCACCTGTCGCTCCAGGAAGGAAGGACTTCTGGCGAGTCGTTGCTCTGTTGACTGCAACAAACAGCCTCCCTCTCTGCGCAtcttgaagaaaacaaaacaccctCCGTCCTTTTCCTTTTCTCACCTTTCAGACGGGCCAGCATCCtctcacacaccacacacatcgCCTCTctcagattctttttttttttttgtacaaccCTCCATctttttggtttttattttattttttgtaaatactGTAAAATGCATTTTGATATCATTGACatgttttgatattttcaaaTCACGACACACAGTTGATCAGAAAAACATGCTGATTCGGGGCAACTGTGTGTATTGTGCAGAGATGGTGTGTCTTTTACTCAGAAATGATATGAGTGATGAGAAACGAAACTGGAGCTGCTATAGACTTTAATTGCTATTTCTTCTCATCACAGACTAACTAGGGTGGGGCTTTACTTTGCATCAGAGAGGATGAGGGGAGGAAGGGGTATTCTGAAGTGTGCTTGAACGCCTCTAGCTAACTCACTGTCACTCACATTTCCTTGAAAAATTGTACAAATTCTATCAGATTCTTGCCCAGGAGTCGCCcctcctctgtctgttcttGGTAATTTTGAGCAAAGATGGCGACACAGGCCTCAAAGTTGCtgatttttcactgtttttgacAGGGATTTTTGCCAGAACAGAATGAAAGAGGccagtttttttttaggtaaaCTTCCTTCTGCCTCCGACACATTTCAGCTCCCCCCCTCTCGACACAAAGTGAAAGCAGGGCACACAGGACTCTGTCTCTCAATCTGGACACACCAGGGACCAGAGAACAGACTTTACTATGAAGGATTATTTTTGTATC encodes the following:
- the zgc:110158 gene encoding LOW QUALITY PROTEIN: single-stranded DNA-binding protein 3 (The sequence of the model RefSeq protein was modified relative to this genomic sequence to represent the inferred CDS: inserted 2 bases in 2 codons; substituted 2 bases at 2 genomic stop codons) — protein: MYGKGKGAVVPSDSQAREKLALYVYEYLLHVGAQKSAQTFLSEIRWEKNITLGEPPGFLHSWWCVFWDLYCAAPDRRETCEHSSEAKAFHDYSAAAAPSPVMGNMPPNDAMPGGPMPPGFFQGPPGSQQSPHAQPPPHNPSNPMMGPHGQPFMSPRYPGGPRPALRMPNQPPGGIPGSQPLLPNSLDPTRPQGHPNMGGXMRMNPPRGMAMGPQNYGGMRPPPNSMGGPMPGMNMGPGGRGPWPGPNANSIAYSSSSPGNYVGPPGGGGPPGTPIMPSPGDVDXLQXNIYTMMNPIGPGGNRPNFPMGPGPDGPXGAMGAMEPHHMNGSLGSGDMDGLPKSSPNNMGGMNNPPGTPRDDGEMGGNFLNPFQSESYSPNMTLMCVILFFPLFFVLCLFPLFYFGTPAPVFFFFNSILTSPWIGPPPPPLTHTKHTHTFCLQILQMGSALQPSPLPPFSRFPPSHSGLHGPCAAFWDGP